The DNA segment GAGGTGCAGTCACAGGCCGGCAGCCTCAGGATCCGCGACGTGAAGGCGCCGATCAAGGCCGACGTCCAGGCGGGCCAGACCCGGATCGAGGGCTTTGCTTCACCGCTGCAGCTGACCGCGCGGGCCGGCAGCGTCCGCGCCAGCGGCCGCCTGGACCACGGCGCCTCGCGCGTCACCTGCGAGGCCGGCAGCGTCAAGCTCCGCCTCGAGGAGGGGTCCAGCGTCAGGGTCACCGCCAAGACAACGCTCGGCAGCGTCAGCGTGTCGGGTCAGCAGCAGGACGGAGCCTGGCTGATCGGAGACGGACGGGGCACCCTCGACGTTTCGACGACCATGGGCTCGGTTCGGGTCGTGACCGATTGAGCCCGCGCCAACCCCGGAACGCTCCCCGCGACTGCCCGGTCTGCGGGGAGCGCCTCGCCCTCACGCGCTTGAGCTGCCGCTCCTGCGGGACCGAGATCGCCGGCGACTTCGAGGCCTGCGAGTTCTGCGCCCTGGGCGCGGACGACCGGCAGCTGCTGCGCCACTTCCTCGCCTCACGGGGCAACATGAAGGAGCTCGAGCGACACCTGGGAGTCAGCTACCCGACCACCCGAGCCAGGTTCGACCAGCTACTGGCCCGCCTGGGCCTGGCAACCGAACGCCCGCCCGCAGGCGCCAGGGTCGAACTCCTGGAACGCCTGGCCCGCGGCGAAATCGACGTCGACGAAGCCATGGAAGGCCTGACCGGCAAGCCCGAGTAGCGAGGGTCCCCTCCACCTGAGGGCAGGAACAGTGTTCTACGGGGCGTATACGTGGGCGGCCAGGTCTTCGGGGCGGGGGTCGGGTTGGGTTTCGGCCCAGTCGGCCGCCTCGGAGGCCTCGTGCTCGAAGCGCTGGCGGACGCGCTGGGCCTCGTCAGCCGAGAGCCAGCCCTGCCGTTCGAGCCAGGCTTCGAAGCAGGCCAGCGGATCGTGGTCGGCAGCCTCGACAAGCTCCTCGGGAGTCCGGTACTTGGCGTGGTTGTCCTCCGAGGTATGCGCGTTGAGACGCCAGATCCTGGCCTCGATCAGGGTCGGCCCCTCGCCGTTCCGTGCCCGGGCGACGGCCTCCCGAGCGACCCGGTAGCACGCCGGGACGTCCGTGCCGTCGACCGTCTCTCCCACGATGCCGTAGCCGGCGGCCCTCGCCGCCAGGCTGGCCCCGCCCGACTGCAGCCGCAGCGGGACGGAGATGGCGTAGCCGTTGTTCTCGCAGACGAAGACCACGGCCAGCTTGTGGATGCCCGCAAAGTTCATCGCCTCATGCGTGTCGCCCTGGCTGGCCGCACCCTCGCCAAAGAAGGTCGCCGTCACCGCATCCTCCTTCCGCTGCTTCGAGGCCAGTGCCACGCCGGCCGCGTGCAGCAACTGGGTAGCGACGGGACTGCCGCCGGTCACGATGTGCAAGCGGCGGTTGCCGAAGTGCCCGGGCATCTGCCGGCCGCCGCTGTTGGGATCCTCGCGCCGTGCGAAGAAGGACAGCATCTGATCGCGCGCCGTCATCCCGAACCAG comes from the Candidatus Dormiibacterota bacterium genome and includes:
- a CDS encoding thiamine pyrophosphate-dependent dehydrogenase E1 component subunit alpha: MALKTTEVEAKGGQSRHRSLGLSDEQALRIYEVMRLARAVDERMWLINRQGRAPFVISCQGQEGAQVGIAAALRTGYDWVAPYYRDAGVILWFGMTARDQMLSFFARREDPNSGGRQMPGHFGNRRLHIVTGGSPVATQLLHAAGVALASKQRKEDAVTATFFGEGAASQGDTHEAMNFAGIHKLAVVFVCENNGYAISVPLRLQSGGASLAARAAGYGIVGETVDGTDVPACYRVAREAVARARNGEGPTLIEARIWRLNAHTSEDNHAKYRTPEELVEAADHDPLACFEAWLERQGWLSADEAQRVRQRFEHEASEAADWAETQPDPRPEDLAAHVYAP
- a CDS encoding DUF2089 domain-containing protein, which translates into the protein MSPRQPRNAPRDCPVCGERLALTRLSCRSCGTEIAGDFEACEFCALGADDRQLLRHFLASRGNMKELERHLGVSYPTTRARFDQLLARLGLATERPPAGARVELLERLARGEIDVDEAMEGLTGKPE
- a CDS encoding DUF4097 family beta strand repeat-containing protein — translated: EVQSQAGSLRIRDVKAPIKADVQAGQTRIEGFASPLQLTARAGSVRASGRLDHGASRVTCEAGSVKLRLEEGSSVRVTAKTTLGSVSVSGQQQDGAWLIGDGRGTLDVSTTMGSVRVVTD